Proteins encoded within one genomic window of Polaribacter sp. NJDZ03:
- a CDS encoding transporter, with translation MKTSKIVLGLVFGLALTSQTNAQGLLDGFTPKKGDLSVTASYTSSNYEKFYAGNTKMDAVPVYKEIDQNIYSLYAKYGITNKLSVVLNAPYISAEGNGAPYPANTTSKQDGFQDISIGLKYNAYTFDFEKLNLDVITGLSVDIPTGYEANGILSLGNNTFSTNLTAGLHLQSNDGLFVTFLNSYQFKGDADNTSGGADFDVPNAYYATTKIGYASSAIYVEGWLDYLASTDGVDIGGAGFAGPNFPETKVEYTRLGATVYKNIIPELGASVGFGTVVDGRNIGKSTNFSVGLTYNLNI, from the coding sequence ATGAAAACAAGTAAAATAGTATTAGGTTTGGTTTTTGGACTAGCTCTTACATCACAAACTAATGCACAAGGATTATTAGATGGTTTTACTCCAAAAAAAGGAGATTTATCTGTAACAGCTTCTTACACTTCTAGTAATTATGAGAAATTTTATGCAGGAAACACTAAAATGGATGCAGTGCCTGTTTACAAAGAAATTGATCAAAACATATACAGTTTATATGCAAAATACGGTATTACAAACAAATTATCTGTTGTTTTAAATGCTCCTTACATTTCTGCAGAAGGAAATGGCGCTCCATATCCTGCAAACACAACATCTAAACAAGATGGTTTTCAAGATATTTCTATTGGATTGAAATACAATGCGTATACTTTTGATTTTGAAAAATTAAATTTAGATGTAATAACGGGTTTAAGTGTTGATATTCCTACAGGTTATGAAGCAAACGGAATTTTATCTCTTGGTAACAATACCTTTTCTACAAACTTAACTGCGGGTTTACATTTACAAAGCAATGATGGTCTTTTTGTAACTTTTTTAAATTCTTACCAATTTAAAGGAGATGCAGATAATACTAGTGGTGGTGCGGACTTTGATGTACCAAATGCTTATTATGCAACTACTAAAATAGGATATGCTAGTTCTGCAATTTATGTAGAAGGTTGGTTAGATTATTTAGCTTCAACTGATGGTGTAGATATTGGTGGTGCTGGTTTTGCTGGTCCTAACTTTCCAGAAACTAAAGTAGAATACACAAGATTAGGTGCTACTGTTTATAAAAATATTATTCCAGAATTAGGAGCAAGTGTAGGTTTTGGTACTGTAGTTGATGGTCGTAATATTGGTAAGTCTACAAATTTCTCTGTAGGTTTAACTTACAACCTTAACATATAA